From the genome of Microbacterium lacus, one region includes:
- a CDS encoding MFS transporter, giving the protein MPLSPWRLRLLIVSLLTVSFLGALDHTVVSTSLATITGDLGAVEQMSWVIVSYTLASTVLLPVLGKLADLVGARLVFLASLTLFLAASLFCGLAQDITQLALARVAQGIGSAGLHLMPQTIVGEVTTPRERPKVMSWIGVAFPIAILAGPLAGGLITDAWGWRWVFWINIPVGLIALALAVIAVPHIEGRSGRRFDIGGAVTLGITITAFVLAAGLFASEGPAAGIPLVIAVVVAAAGLAAFIAIELRVAEPVVPLRHFANRTVVVCIVLSTVIGVGLFSVVSYVPTYIQMAYRTSATVSGLVPIATVFGMLVSSLLTGFLASRSGRYRVFPVIGTALAAVGLLIMALLPVGMPLWVPMAAMALVGIGTGAFMNIIVAVAQSAASRTDTGSITATVSLVRQVGSTVATAIVGGVIGVGVTMGLPASLDAATLTPAVVHASSAAVQAEVAALYSGVMAPIFLGLAVTYAVGVIAALLLPPGRLSDEREAAVHPSTEPAIA; this is encoded by the coding sequence ATGCCGCTCTCCCCCTGGAGGCTCCGCCTCCTCATCGTCTCCCTGCTGACCGTCTCGTTCCTCGGGGCGCTCGACCACACCGTCGTGTCGACCTCGCTCGCCACGATCACCGGCGACCTCGGCGCTGTCGAGCAGATGAGCTGGGTCATCGTCTCCTACACGCTCGCCAGCACGGTGCTGCTCCCCGTGCTCGGAAAGCTCGCCGACCTGGTCGGCGCCCGCCTGGTCTTCCTCGCGAGCCTCACGCTCTTCCTCGCCGCGTCGCTCTTCTGCGGTCTCGCGCAGGACATCACCCAGCTCGCCCTCGCCCGCGTCGCACAGGGAATCGGTTCGGCGGGCCTTCACCTCATGCCGCAGACGATCGTCGGCGAGGTCACGACTCCGCGCGAGCGCCCCAAGGTCATGTCGTGGATCGGCGTCGCCTTCCCGATCGCGATCCTCGCGGGCCCGCTCGCCGGCGGACTCATCACCGACGCGTGGGGCTGGCGCTGGGTCTTCTGGATCAACATCCCCGTCGGCCTCATCGCCCTCGCCCTGGCCGTCATCGCCGTCCCGCACATCGAGGGCCGCTCCGGCCGACGCTTCGACATCGGCGGGGCCGTCACGCTGGGGATCACGATCACGGCGTTCGTCCTGGCCGCGGGGCTGTTCGCCTCCGAGGGGCCGGCGGCCGGCATCCCGCTCGTGATCGCCGTGGTCGTCGCGGCGGCGGGTCTCGCCGCCTTCATCGCGATCGAGCTGCGCGTCGCCGAGCCGGTCGTGCCGCTGCGCCACTTCGCGAACCGCACCGTCGTGGTGTGCATCGTCCTGTCGACCGTGATCGGCGTGGGCCTGTTCTCGGTCGTCTCGTACGTGCCGACTTACATCCAGATGGCGTACCGCACGTCCGCGACGGTCTCGGGTCTCGTTCCCATCGCGACCGTGTTCGGGATGCTGGTCTCCAGCCTTCTGACCGGCTTTCTCGCGAGCCGCTCGGGTCGCTATCGCGTCTTCCCGGTCATCGGCACCGCACTGGCGGCGGTCGGACTCCTCATCATGGCGCTGCTGCCGGTCGGGATGCCGCTCTGGGTGCCCATGGCGGCGATGGCGCTCGTCGGCATCGGCACCGGCGCGTTCATGAACATCATCGTCGCGGTGGCGCAGAGCGCGGCATCCCGAACCGACACGGGAAGCATCACCGCCACCGTCTCGCTCGTCCGGCAGGTCGGCTCCACCGTGGCGACCGCGATCGTCGGCGGCGTGATCGGCGTGGGCGTCACGATGGGGCTGCCCGCCTCGCTCGATGCAGCGACCCTCACGCCCGCCGTGGTGCACGCGTCGTCCGCCGCCGTGCAGGCGGAAGTCGCGGCGCTGTATTCGGGCGTGATGGCACCCATCTTCCTCGGCCTCGCGGTGACGTACGCCGTCGGCGTCATCGCCGCGCTGCTTCTGCCCCCCGGGCGTCTGTCCGACGAACGCGAGGCCGCCGTCCACCCGTCCACCGAGCCCGCGATCGCCTGA
- a CDS encoding amidohydrolase family protein, translated as MTDPRPVVTDVHAHILLPALHAEIERRAPEGVRAAAALELVRNGAESLKVSGPMVGSRIPKLTDVSVRLADMDAQGVDRQWVSASPNHFYPWADEELAVWAAQESNRLIAAHVALAPERLTGLGLVPLQHPERIVECLDDAVIGQGLAGVEISSFAGDVELSDSRLEPFWARAAELGAVVFLHPFGCSLDERLDRFYLSNTVGQPVENAVALSHLIFAGVLDRHPELRLVAAHGGGYLPTAIGRSDRAWHVRPEAQRCAHAPSTYLRKIWFDTVVHDPAAVRALVEVAGASQVVLGSDYPFDMGLDDPVGLVREAGLPAGVAEGILGGNADALLQSRVPA; from the coding sequence ATGACCGATCCACGCCCGGTCGTCACCGACGTCCACGCGCACATCCTGCTGCCGGCACTGCACGCCGAGATCGAGCGGCGTGCGCCGGAGGGCGTGCGCGCGGCCGCCGCACTCGAGCTCGTCCGCAACGGAGCCGAGAGCCTGAAGGTGTCCGGACCCATGGTGGGCTCGCGCATCCCGAAGCTCACCGACGTCTCCGTGCGGCTGGCCGATATGGACGCACAGGGCGTGGACCGCCAGTGGGTCAGCGCGTCGCCGAACCACTTCTACCCGTGGGCCGACGAGGAGCTCGCGGTGTGGGCGGCACAGGAGTCGAACCGCCTGATCGCCGCGCACGTCGCCCTCGCCCCTGAGCGCCTGACGGGTCTCGGGCTCGTCCCGCTGCAGCATCCGGAGCGCATCGTCGAGTGCCTCGACGACGCCGTCATCGGCCAGGGCCTCGCCGGCGTGGAGATATCGTCGTTCGCCGGCGACGTCGAACTCTCCGACTCCCGCCTCGAGCCGTTCTGGGCGCGGGCGGCCGAGCTCGGGGCCGTCGTGTTCCTGCACCCGTTCGGCTGCAGTCTCGACGAGCGCCTGGACCGGTTCTACCTCTCCAACACCGTGGGGCAGCCGGTCGAGAACGCCGTCGCGCTGTCGCACCTCATCTTCGCGGGCGTGCTGGACCGGCATCCCGAGCTGCGTCTGGTGGCCGCCCACGGCGGGGGCTACCTCCCGACCGCGATCGGCCGGTCCGATCGGGCGTGGCACGTGCGTCCGGAGGCGCAGCGCTGCGCGCACGCGCCGTCCACGTACCTGCGCAAGATCTGGTTCGACACGGTCGTGCACGACCCCGCCGCCGTGCGCGCGCTCGTCGAGGTCGCCGGAGCGTCGCAAGTTGTCCTCGGCAGCGACTACCCGTTCGACATGGGGCTCGACGACCCGGTGGGACTCGTCCGCGAGGCGGGGCTGCCGGCCGGCGTGGCCGAGGGCATCCTCGGGGGCAACGCCGACGCCCTCCTGCAGAGCCGGGTGCCGGCATGA
- a CDS encoding fumarylacetoacetate hydrolase family protein, which yields MRIARWRHDGEVHEGVVVGDRVVAFPGALTVADVLAGGLDAALQLAETLDASGGAALADVQLLAPLKPASIRDFVAFEEHVEGVSASVDGKSEVVPEWYQAPTFYFTNPHTVLGPGEAVAPPVTERLDFELEVAAVIGGVAGSAGANLTPDAAASHIFGYTIMNDWSARDLQAREMKVRLGPAKGKDFGTSLGPWIVTADEFALDAEGFLPVRAEVYVNDELIGEDLVSNMGWPFPVLVAYASRNSRVVPGDVLGSGTVGNGGCLGELWGRAGSLTPPPLAEGDVVRMVVDGIGELLGPVGAAVVAPPLPAARPRSRARYANEQ from the coding sequence ATGAGGATCGCACGCTGGCGGCACGACGGCGAGGTCCACGAGGGTGTCGTCGTCGGTGACCGGGTGGTCGCCTTTCCCGGTGCGCTGACCGTCGCGGATGTGCTGGCGGGCGGGCTGGATGCGGCTCTGCAGCTCGCCGAGACACTCGACGCGTCGGGCGGTGCGGCGCTGGCGGACGTGCAGCTGCTCGCGCCGCTGAAGCCCGCGTCGATCCGCGACTTCGTCGCGTTCGAAGAGCACGTCGAGGGCGTGAGCGCGTCGGTCGACGGCAAGAGCGAGGTCGTGCCGGAGTGGTACCAGGCGCCCACCTTCTACTTCACCAACCCGCACACCGTCCTCGGTCCGGGCGAAGCGGTCGCGCCGCCCGTCACCGAGCGACTGGACTTCGAGCTCGAGGTCGCCGCGGTGATCGGCGGGGTGGCCGGGTCGGCGGGTGCGAACCTGACACCGGATGCCGCGGCATCCCACATCTTCGGCTACACGATCATGAACGACTGGTCCGCCCGCGACCTGCAGGCCCGCGAGATGAAGGTGCGCCTCGGTCCCGCGAAGGGCAAGGACTTCGGCACGTCGCTCGGACCGTGGATCGTCACCGCAGACGAATTCGCGCTCGATGCGGAGGGCTTTCTGCCGGTGCGTGCCGAGGTGTACGTCAACGACGAGCTCATCGGCGAGGACCTCGTCTCGAACATGGGCTGGCCGTTCCCGGTGCTCGTCGCCTACGCCTCGCGGAACTCGCGTGTCGTACCGGGCGATGTGCTCGGCTCGGGGACCGTCGGCAACGGCGGATGCCTCGGCGAGCTCTGGGGTCGCGCCGGGAGCCTGACCCCGCCGCCTCTCGCGGAGGGCGACGTCGTCCGCATGGTCGTGGACGGCATCGGCGAACTCCTCGGCCCGGTCGGCGCGGCCGTCGTCGCCCCCCCGCTTCCCGCGGCTCGTCCCCGCTCCCGCGCGCGATACGCGAACGAACAGTAA
- a CDS encoding cyclase family protein, translating into MTTPSENPVDLDRQGPEAEIAARAEAFRNWGRWGQDDVLGTLNHITPAHRVAAAALVREGRVISLAQSFDTNGPQKGWRRRTNPVHTMTDTGTDAERGNQGFPHGIGGADDVISMPLQCSTQWDGLGHIFDHGNAWNGRRAGDVVTSEGDLVTGIEHAASVIVSRGVLLDVGRHLAGGELADGYAITVADLEATAAAQDVTVGTGDIVLVRTGQLTRARREGWGDYAGGAAPGLSLTTAGWLHRTDIAAIATDTWGFEVRPNEFDVPAFQPLHQVVIPNLGLTIGEMWDLDELGAACAASGRYDFLLSAAPLPITGAVGSPLNPVAIL; encoded by the coding sequence ATGACCACCCCGTCCGAGAACCCGGTCGATCTCGACCGCCAGGGTCCCGAAGCCGAGATCGCCGCGCGCGCCGAGGCGTTCCGCAACTGGGGCCGGTGGGGCCAAGATGACGTCCTCGGGACGCTGAATCACATCACCCCTGCGCACCGCGTCGCCGCGGCCGCGCTCGTGCGGGAAGGACGCGTCATCTCCCTCGCGCAGTCCTTTGACACGAACGGCCCGCAGAAGGGCTGGCGACGGCGCACGAACCCCGTCCACACCATGACCGACACCGGCACGGACGCCGAGCGCGGCAACCAGGGATTCCCGCACGGCATCGGCGGCGCCGACGATGTGATCTCGATGCCGCTGCAGTGCTCGACGCAGTGGGACGGGCTCGGGCACATCTTCGACCACGGCAACGCCTGGAACGGCCGGCGTGCGGGCGACGTCGTGACGAGCGAGGGAGACCTCGTCACGGGCATCGAGCATGCGGCGTCCGTCATCGTCTCGCGGGGTGTGCTGCTGGATGTCGGCCGACACCTCGCGGGCGGAGAACTCGCGGACGGGTACGCGATCACGGTCGCCGACCTCGAAGCCACCGCTGCCGCCCAGGATGTGACGGTCGGCACGGGAGACATCGTCCTCGTCCGCACGGGTCAGCTCACCCGGGCGCGTCGCGAGGGCTGGGGCGACTATGCCGGAGGGGCGGCGCCCGGGCTCTCGCTCACGACCGCCGGGTGGCTGCACCGCACCGACATCGCGGCGATCGCGACCGACACGTGGGGCTTCGAGGTCCGCCCGAACGAGTTCGACGTGCCCGCCTTCCAGCCTTTGCACCAGGTCGTGATCCCCAACCTGGGTCTCACGATCGGTGAGATGTGGGACCTCGACGAGCTGGGTGCCGCGTGCGCGGCATCCGGACGATACGACTTCCTCCTTTCCGCCGCGCCGCTGCCGATCACCGGCGCGGTCGGATCGCCCCTCAATCCCGTCGCGATCCTCTAG
- a CDS encoding RpiB/LacA/LacB family sugar-phosphate isomerase, producing MARIHFAADHGGYELGRTLQARAEAAGHEVVWHGADSFDPGDDYPLFAIAVGAAVVKDQDAGVDAFGVLVLDEGAAGVVAANKVNGARAVSAASPRAAANTREVVDANVLVLEGIAYEENAWLTISAFVTASLPHDVSRGRQILQIEEYENAGTIEGWAVQLEPDQVPVRRE from the coding sequence ATGGCACGCATCCACTTCGCCGCCGACCACGGCGGGTACGAACTCGGCCGCACTCTGCAGGCACGCGCCGAGGCCGCCGGTCACGAGGTCGTCTGGCACGGCGCCGACTCATTCGACCCGGGCGATGACTACCCGCTCTTCGCGATCGCGGTGGGTGCCGCGGTCGTGAAGGACCAGGACGCCGGCGTCGACGCGTTCGGCGTGCTGGTCCTCGACGAGGGCGCGGCCGGAGTGGTCGCCGCGAACAAGGTGAACGGCGCGCGTGCCGTGTCGGCCGCGTCGCCGCGTGCGGCGGCGAACACGCGCGAGGTGGTCGACGCCAACGTGCTCGTGCTCGAGGGCATCGCCTACGAGGAGAACGCCTGGCTCACGATCAGCGCCTTCGTGACGGCATCCCTGCCCCACGACGTCTCGCGCGGCCGTCAGATCCTGCAGATCGAGGAATACGAGAACGCCGGCACGATCGAGGGCTGGGCCGTGCAGCTCGAGCCCGACCAGGTGCCCGTCCGCCGCGAGTAG
- a CDS encoding GMC oxidoreductase, producing the protein MSHPTIAIVGSGPIGSAYARLLLEGLPDARVVMFEAGPQLTAIPGESVRNIVDPDEKARAREMSQGPQAGAFRETLGLPAGAVVEGMFTARQGTHLIDFGGEGSGHAPTFPAAAAATNVGGQGAHWTCAIPRPSGSERVDFIDDAEWNDLIEVAEGLLHAQSAAFADSPIGAAIRDLLAEEYEGDLPEGVEVGTLPVAGDPQPDGSMRWTGADMVLGPLIDPSSPLSARFELRDLSLVRRVETDRSRATGVVVEDLRTHETSFYAADAVVVAADAFRSPQLLWASGIRPAALGRYLTEHHVVITTVALDGERMSERVTDEQLAAELERRSYNPADPVAAVNRIPFAEPGHPYSLQVMYAETPPFQLDPEHPAAGNKWGYVNMGYGVRKFPRAEDGVSFDDDELDYRGFPNMTIEYALTEREEAEIAEATVLLRKAAGALGPFIAEPRLLPNGSSLHYMGTMRAGAVDDGTSVADPYSHVWGFENLVVGGNALIPTANTMNPTLMSTAIAVRGARALVSELGG; encoded by the coding sequence ATGTCCCACCCCACCATCGCCATCGTCGGCTCGGGCCCGATCGGCTCCGCCTACGCCCGGCTGCTGCTGGAGGGTCTGCCCGACGCCCGCGTCGTCATGTTCGAGGCGGGTCCGCAGCTGACGGCGATCCCGGGCGAAAGCGTGCGCAACATCGTCGACCCCGACGAGAAGGCCCGTGCCCGCGAGATGTCGCAGGGTCCGCAGGCCGGAGCCTTCCGCGAGACGCTCGGTCTGCCAGCCGGCGCCGTCGTCGAGGGCATGTTCACGGCGCGGCAGGGCACCCACCTCATCGACTTCGGCGGCGAAGGGTCGGGTCATGCGCCCACGTTCCCCGCGGCCGCTGCCGCGACGAACGTCGGCGGGCAGGGCGCGCACTGGACGTGCGCGATCCCGCGGCCGAGCGGCAGCGAGCGCGTCGACTTCATCGACGACGCCGAGTGGAACGATCTGATCGAGGTCGCCGAGGGCCTGCTGCACGCGCAGAGCGCGGCGTTCGCCGACTCGCCGATCGGGGCCGCGATCCGCGATCTGCTGGCCGAGGAGTACGAGGGTGATCTGCCGGAGGGCGTCGAGGTCGGGACTCTCCCGGTGGCCGGTGACCCGCAGCCCGACGGATCGATGCGCTGGACCGGCGCCGACATGGTGCTCGGACCGCTGATCGACCCGTCCTCGCCGCTGTCGGCGCGGTTCGAGCTGCGCGACCTGTCGCTCGTGCGTCGGGTCGAGACGGACCGGTCGCGCGCGACCGGCGTCGTCGTCGAGGACCTCCGCACGCACGAGACCTCCTTCTACGCCGCGGATGCCGTCGTCGTGGCCGCGGACGCCTTCCGCTCTCCGCAGCTGCTCTGGGCATCCGGCATCCGCCCCGCCGCCCTCGGTCGGTACTTGACCGAGCACCACGTCGTGATCACGACCGTCGCGCTCGACGGCGAGCGGATGTCCGAGCGCGTGACCGACGAGCAGCTCGCAGCCGAGCTCGAGCGGCGCTCGTACAACCCGGCCGACCCGGTGGCTGCGGTGAATCGCATCCCGTTCGCCGAGCCGGGGCACCCGTATTCGCTGCAGGTGATGTACGCCGAGACGCCGCCGTTCCAGCTGGATCCCGAGCACCCGGCTGCCGGGAACAAGTGGGGATACGTGAACATGGGGTACGGCGTGCGCAAATTCCCGCGCGCGGAGGACGGCGTGAGCTTCGACGACGACGAGCTGGACTACCGCGGGTTCCCCAACATGACGATCGAGTACGCGCTGACCGAGCGCGAGGAGGCGGAGATCGCCGAGGCGACCGTGCTGCTGCGCAAGGCGGCCGGCGCGCTCGGACCGTTCATCGCCGAGCCGCGGCTGCTGCCGAACGGCTCGAGCCTGCACTACATGGGCACGATGCGCGCGGGCGCGGTGGACGACGGCACATCCGTCGCCGACCCGTACTCGCACGTGTGGGGGTTCGAGAACCTGGTCGTGGGCGGCAACGCGCTCATCCCGACCGCGAACACGATGAACCCGACGCTCATGTCCACCGCGATCGCGGTGCGCGGCGCCCGGGCGTTGGTGTCCGAGCTCGGTGGCTGA
- a CDS encoding FAD-dependent monooxygenase: MTAVHNVAIAGAGVAGLAAAIQLAKAGVDVEVFESRAELTALGSGITLQGNALRVFDALGVWEDMQAAGYPFVGLNLRAPGPDATVVARMPDVKSGGPDYPSTMGMPRPELARILFAHAEKAGARVRFGARVTGLEQRENGVEVFIGDESAGVFDLLIGADGVNSVVRELIGIQTKPETNGMGIWRTFVSRPAEVESSELYYGGPVYIAGYTPTSEDTMYAFLVEKAQDRVGLTDEEASQIMLEESRAYGGPWNAIRADLEKGAHTNYTWFTKHVVDAPWNRGDVVIIGDAAHSCPPTIAQGAAQGLEDALVLTELLIARDALDQQLWDDFHARRLPRATAVVEASSQLAQWQIDGDRDADAGGLIFGIAKKMAEPA; encoded by the coding sequence ATGACCGCAGTCCACAACGTCGCGATCGCCGGCGCCGGCGTCGCCGGCCTCGCCGCCGCGATCCAGCTCGCCAAGGCGGGCGTCGACGTCGAGGTCTTCGAGAGCCGCGCCGAGCTCACCGCGCTCGGCTCGGGTATCACGCTGCAGGGCAACGCGCTGCGCGTGTTCGACGCACTCGGCGTCTGGGAGGACATGCAGGCCGCGGGCTACCCGTTCGTCGGCCTGAACCTCCGCGCGCCGGGCCCGGACGCGACCGTCGTCGCGCGCATGCCCGACGTGAAATCGGGCGGCCCGGATTACCCCTCCACGATGGGGATGCCGCGCCCCGAACTCGCCCGGATCCTCTTCGCGCACGCCGAGAAGGCGGGTGCACGCGTGCGGTTCGGCGCGAGGGTCACGGGGCTCGAGCAGCGCGAGAACGGTGTCGAGGTCTTCATCGGCGACGAGTCCGCCGGGGTGTTCGACCTGCTGATCGGCGCCGATGGCGTGAACTCCGTGGTGCGTGAGCTCATCGGCATCCAGACCAAGCCGGAGACGAACGGCATGGGGATCTGGCGCACGTTCGTCTCACGCCCCGCCGAGGTGGAGAGCAGTGAGCTGTATTACGGCGGACCCGTCTACATCGCCGGCTACACGCCCACGAGCGAGGACACGATGTACGCGTTCCTCGTCGAGAAGGCGCAGGACCGGGTCGGCCTGACCGACGAGGAGGCCTCCCAGATCATGCTCGAGGAGTCCCGCGCGTACGGCGGACCCTGGAACGCGATCCGCGCCGACCTGGAGAAGGGTGCGCACACGAATTACACGTGGTTCACGAAGCACGTCGTGGACGCTCCCTGGAACCGCGGGGATGTCGTGATCATCGGCGACGCCGCGCACTCCTGCCCTCCCACGATCGCGCAGGGCGCGGCCCAGGGCCTCGAGGATGCGCTCGTGCTCACCGAGCTCCTCATCGCCCGCGATGCGCTGGACCAGCAGCTGTGGGACGACTTCCACGCGCGGCGCTTGCCGCGTGCCACGGCGGTGGTGGAGGCCTCGAGCCAGCTCGCGCAGTGGCAGATCGACGGCGACCGTGACGCGGACGCCGGTGGGCTCATCTTCGGCATCGCGAAGAAGATGGCAGAACCGGCATGA
- a CDS encoding VOC family protein encodes MTERLVSHLRYTALAVPEFQTERDFFVNYWGLTEVHAEDGLAYLAAEGSSEPFILRLRQDDKRIDLVGFAVASRADVHALADKLRAEGVQFVHEPQELTGFSGGYGFRVFDGDGRVLEFSTGYETREARKIREREPIPAKLSHVVFNSANLEQSAQWYIDHLDFSISDSLTRPDGASMMHFMRCNTTHHSVAIAMGPHHSLHHLSFEMRGIEEWMRGAGKILRSGARMIWGPGRHNAGDNTFAYFLSPAGNTIEYTTELSVIDEETWEPHRLNIKDVSNQDQWGTAQEMSELIARESFNDIDKGLFVAPPV; translated from the coding sequence ATGACCGAAAGACTCGTCTCCCACCTGCGCTACACCGCGCTCGCGGTGCCCGAGTTCCAGACCGAGCGCGACTTCTTCGTGAACTACTGGGGCCTGACGGAGGTGCACGCCGAGGACGGCCTCGCCTACCTCGCGGCCGAGGGGTCGAGCGAGCCGTTCATCCTCCGGCTGCGTCAGGACGACAAGCGCATCGATCTCGTCGGATTCGCCGTCGCTTCGCGTGCCGATGTGCACGCGCTCGCCGACAAGCTGCGTGCGGAGGGCGTGCAGTTCGTGCACGAGCCGCAGGAGCTCACCGGGTTCAGCGGAGGCTACGGCTTCCGCGTCTTCGACGGCGACGGCCGGGTTCTGGAGTTCTCGACCGGGTACGAGACCCGCGAGGCGCGCAAGATCCGGGAGCGCGAGCCGATCCCCGCGAAGCTGTCGCACGTCGTGTTCAACTCCGCGAACCTCGAGCAGTCCGCGCAGTGGTACATCGACCACCTCGACTTCTCGATCTCGGACTCGCTCACCCGGCCCGACGGGGCGAGCATGATGCACTTCATGCGGTGCAACACCACGCACCACTCCGTCGCGATCGCGATGGGGCCGCACCACTCGCTGCACCACTTGTCGTTCGAGATGCGCGGCATCGAGGAGTGGATGCGCGGAGCCGGCAAGATCCTGCGCTCGGGGGCGCGCATGATCTGGGGTCCCGGCCGTCACAACGCCGGCGACAACACGTTCGCGTACTTCCTGAGCCCCGCCGGCAACACGATCGAGTACACCACCGAGCTGTCCGTGATCGACGAGGAGACGTGGGAGCCGCACCGGCTCAACATCAAGGACGTCTCGAACCAGGACCAGTGGGGGACCGCTCAGGAGATGAGCGAGCTCATCGCCCGCGAGTCCTTCAACGACATCGACAAGGGCCTGTTCGTCGCACCCCCGGTGTGA